One window of the Desulfobaculum xiamenense genome contains the following:
- the rplD gene encoding 50S ribosomal protein L4: protein MAVLKIYDQEKKEVGELSLAPEVFEVPVRPEILNLVVRAQRASQRAGTHLVKNRALCSGGGVKPWRQKGTGRARAGSLRSPLWKGGGTVFGPQPRSYEFKVNKKVRRLALRMALSSRVAEDGMLVLKGFELKEAKTKEFAQIMKNLGLKKALIVTSDEDKILSLSARNIPGITILQQDQLNVYDVLRHHQLIMLADAAKAVEERLK, encoded by the coding sequence ATGGCTGTTTTGAAAATATACGACCAGGAAAAGAAAGAAGTGGGCGAGCTTAGCCTCGCTCCCGAGGTGTTCGAGGTTCCGGTCCGCCCGGAAATTCTCAACCTCGTGGTCCGTGCCCAGCGCGCGTCTCAGCGTGCAGGCACCCATCTTGTAAAGAACCGCGCTCTTTGCAGCGGCGGTGGTGTGAAGCCCTGGCGCCAGAAGGGCACCGGCCGCGCTCGTGCCGGCTCCCTGCGCAGCCCCCTGTGGAAGGGCGGCGGCACCGTGTTCGGTCCTCAGCCGCGCAGCTACGAGTTCAAGGTGAACAAGAAGGTTCGCCGTCTCGCTCTGCGTATGGCCCTGTCTTCCAGGGTTGCCGAGGACGGCATGCTCGTGCTCAAGGGCTTCGAACTGAAGGAAGCCAAGACCAAGGAATTCGCGCAGATCATGAAGAATCTCGGTCTCAAAAAGGCCTTGATTGTTACCAGTGACGAAGATAAAATTCTGAGTCTTTCTGCCCGTAACATCCCCGGTATCACCATCCTTCAGCAAGACCAGCTCAATGTCTACGACGTGCTCCGGCACCACCAGCTCATCATGCTGGCTGACGCCGCCAAGGCCGTCGAAGAGAGGTTGAAGTAA